In the Pseudoalteromonas undina genome, one interval contains:
- the sixA gene encoding phosphohistidine phosphatase SixA, translated as MKTILIMRHGEATPMHSDDVSRNLTSVGQQQAEKMGLWLQKMHAPSGLLVSPYVRAQQTAEAVKKNNTFLFEETCHDVIPEGNPQVAADYLETLIALHPECDTWLVVAHMPMVSYLVDQLCAGNMPIFNTGAVAQISYNEVSHKSDYITIDAPANVTV; from the coding sequence ATGAAAACAATCTTGATAATGCGTCATGGTGAAGCAACACCGATGCACTCTGATGATGTCAGTAGAAATTTGACTTCTGTGGGTCAGCAGCAAGCTGAAAAAATGGGGCTATGGTTGCAAAAAATGCACGCTCCCAGTGGCCTGTTAGTTAGCCCCTATGTAAGAGCGCAGCAAACGGCTGAGGCTGTTAAAAAAAATAATACCTTTTTATTTGAAGAAACTTGTCACGATGTTATTCCTGAGGGCAATCCTCAAGTTGCTGCAGATTATTTAGAAACGTTAATTGCGCTTCATCCAGAATGCGATACCTGGCTGGTTGTTGCCCACATGCCTATGGTGAGCTATTTGGTTGATCAGCTATGCGCTGGTAATATGCCAATTTTTAATACTGGTGCTGTTGCCCAAATTAGTTACAATGAAGTGAGCCATAAAAGTGATTACATCACTATAGATGCGCCAGCTAATGTAACCGTATAA
- the smrB gene encoding endonuclease SmrB: MKKDPHSNNLISPDDIDLFRQSISGARVFKQDTHRFSNKPKVSQAKQFAQQKKQQQSEFFFSDEYVPDIDTNGTVNYVQQGQDRFLAKQLRRGDFIPDLTLDLHGLNKEVAKDELAGLIHECKKKHYYCACVVHGIGGHILRHKVPQYLVQHPDVIAMHQAPLEYGGKGAVLILINLPQSDEFRR, from the coding sequence ATGAAAAAAGATCCACACTCAAACAATCTAATTAGCCCTGATGACATTGACTTGTTTCGTCAAAGTATCAGCGGTGCGCGCGTGTTCAAACAAGACACTCACCGTTTTAGCAATAAACCTAAAGTGTCACAAGCGAAGCAATTTGCCCAGCAAAAAAAGCAACAACAATCAGAATTTTTCTTTTCTGATGAATATGTGCCCGATATAGACACTAACGGCACTGTTAATTATGTGCAACAGGGTCAGGATCGTTTTTTAGCGAAACAACTTCGCCGAGGGGATTTTATACCTGATTTAACCCTCGACCTGCATGGCTTAAATAAAGAAGTAGCCAAGGATGAGCTCGCAGGGCTTATTCATGAGTGTAAAAAAAAGCATTATTACTGCGCCTGTGTTGTACACGGAATTGGCGGCCATATCCTCAGACATAAAGTGCCGCAATACTTAGTGCAGCACCCCGACGTTATTGCTATGCATCAAGCACCACTTGAATATGGCGGTAAAGGTGCGGTACTGATATTAATTAATTTACCGCAAAGTGATGAGTTTAGACGCTAA
- a CDS encoding DUF4112 domain-containing protein, with protein sequence MQKNNQASISQTEYKATIKRLEEFSRFTDSSIGIPFTKFKFGVESLIGLLPVIGDLAGLILSGYVLIEAQRLGVSKRVKSRIIINMLIDFVGGLIPFFGDIFDAMFKANTRNTRILKKHLTDKLTTNP encoded by the coding sequence ATGCAAAAAAACAATCAAGCTTCCATCTCACAAACTGAATATAAAGCCACCATAAAACGGCTCGAAGAGTTTAGCCGCTTTACCGATAGCAGCATTGGTATTCCGTTTACTAAATTTAAATTTGGTGTAGAGTCGTTGATTGGGCTTTTACCTGTGATAGGTGATTTAGCAGGGCTTATTTTATCTGGCTATGTACTAATTGAAGCGCAGCGCTTAGGTGTTAGCAAGCGAGTAAAAAGCCGTATTATTATAAATATGTTGATTGATTTTGTTGGCGGGCTCATTCCATTTTTTGGAGATATTTTTGATGCCATGTTTAAAGCAAATACGCGTAACACCCGCATACTTAAAAAACATTTAACAGATAAGCTAACCACAAACCCATAA
- a CDS encoding 2'-5' RNA ligase family protein: MVKQHSSFSWLFISFTFLTLLATSASSYAKSISINVFAIPSKPIVELVANTSDKLATHQITTFYQQGLPVHATLYLTDYPLEAQNEIKQMVERIAKEHQSFEIKANGFSVSPSNWAFINLEKSYQLQRLADEVTLKLEPLRDHQAPVPSWVKHYPNKLVAFERYGSPNAFQNFQPHLTLLANEQSAALALVKKALHAEPPQAQGEIIGIGIGVSDQFGQQKEILAKYFFDAK; the protein is encoded by the coding sequence ATGGTTAAACAACACAGCTCTTTTTCGTGGCTATTTATCTCTTTTACTTTTTTAACACTCTTGGCTACTTCTGCCAGCAGTTATGCAAAAAGCATAAGTATTAACGTATTTGCTATTCCTTCTAAGCCTATTGTTGAGCTAGTCGCTAACACCAGCGATAAATTAGCTACGCACCAAATTACTACGTTTTACCAACAAGGGTTACCCGTGCACGCCACCTTGTATTTAACGGATTACCCACTTGAAGCACAAAACGAAATTAAGCAAATGGTAGAGCGTATTGCCAAAGAACATCAGTCGTTTGAGATAAAAGCCAATGGATTTAGTGTGTCACCAAGTAATTGGGCATTTATAAATTTAGAAAAATCATATCAATTACAACGATTGGCAGATGAGGTTACCCTTAAGCTTGAGCCGCTTCGCGATCATCAAGCACCAGTGCCTAGTTGGGTAAAGCATTACCCTAATAAACTTGTGGCTTTTGAACGTTATGGCAGCCCTAATGCATTTCAGAATTTTCAGCCGCATTTAACACTACTCGCAAATGAACAAAGCGCAGCATTAGCGTTAGTCAAAAAAGCACTGCACGCTGAGCCACCGCAGGCACAAGGTGAAATAATTGGGATTGGAATTGGAGTGTCTGATCAGTTTGGTCAACAAAAAGAAATACTCGCTAAGTACTTTTTTGATGCCAAATAA
- the aroC gene encoding chorismate synthase, with product MAGNSIGQLFKVSTFGESHGVALGGVVDGTPAGLEITEADIQHDLDRRKPGQSRYTTQRRESDQIKILAGVFEGKTTGTSIGLLIENTDQRSQDYGKIKDVFRPGHGDYTYWHKYGLRDYRGGGRSSARETAIRVAAGAIAKKYLKQFHGIEVKACLSQLGPIKAENYDWDEVENNLFFFPDTSKLEALDEYMRELKKQGDSVGAKVKVVAKNVPVGLGEPVFDRLDAELAHSLMSINAVKGVEIGDGFDVVEQKGSEHRDELTPDGFTSNHAGGVLAGISTGQDIIASIALKPTSSITIPGNSINTENEAVEMITKGRHDPCVGIRAIPIAEAMMAITLMDHLLRQRGQNPHVNHEHGPIKGAI from the coding sequence ATGGCAGGTAATAGCATAGGGCAGTTATTTAAAGTGTCCACCTTTGGCGAAAGCCACGGCGTTGCATTAGGCGGCGTAGTGGATGGCACGCCCGCAGGCCTTGAGATAACAGAGGCCGACATACAACACGATTTAGATCGTCGAAAGCCTGGACAAAGTCGCTATACCACGCAGCGCCGTGAGAGCGACCAAATTAAAATTTTAGCGGGCGTTTTTGAAGGTAAAACCACCGGTACCAGTATTGGTTTATTAATTGAAAATACTGATCAACGCTCACAAGATTATGGCAAAATTAAAGACGTATTTCGTCCAGGTCACGGTGACTATACCTACTGGCACAAGTACGGCCTACGCGATTACCGTGGTGGTGGCCGCTCATCTGCGCGTGAAACCGCTATTAGGGTTGCGGCAGGCGCCATTGCTAAAAAGTATTTAAAGCAGTTTCATGGTATTGAAGTTAAAGCATGCTTGAGTCAATTAGGGCCAATAAAAGCCGAAAACTACGATTGGGACGAAGTGGAAAACAATTTATTTTTCTTCCCAGATACAAGTAAGCTTGAAGCACTTGATGAATATATGCGCGAGCTAAAAAAGCAAGGCGACTCAGTGGGTGCCAAAGTAAAAGTAGTGGCTAAAAATGTACCAGTTGGATTAGGTGAGCCAGTATTTGATAGGCTAGATGCCGAACTTGCACATTCATTAATGAGTATTAATGCTGTTAAAGGCGTTGAAATTGGCGATGGCTTTGATGTAGTCGAGCAAAAAGGCTCTGAGCATCGTGATGAGTTAACCCCTGATGGGTTTACCTCAAATCATGCCGGTGGCGTGCTTGCAGGAATTTCAACGGGGCAAGATATAATCGCATCAATTGCGCTTAAACCGACATCGAGTATTACTATTCCCGGTAATAGTATTAACACCGAAAATGAAGCGGTTGAAATGATCACCAAAGGTCGTCATGATCCTTGTGTAGGCATTCGTGCTATTCCGATTGCTGAGGCAATGATGGCTATTACTTTAATGGATCATTTACTTCGTCAACGCGGTCAAAACCCACATGTAAACCACGAACATGGGCCAATTAAAGGCGCTATTTAA
- a CDS encoding AEC family transporter gives MHIFSIIFPLIFIVLCGYIASRSGFLERIHIAGLSKFTFYISVPSFLFLNMAKADLQTSVSLNGFLSFYIPVILIYFFALIIDRYILSKHLQYERHSVFALGSSYSNTVLVGLPIIIAALGEQMMGIIFMIITFHSALLFTLTFLISANSASHAFSWSAFSKNMLLNPVVLSISTGLLVNLAGVTLFADLTNGLALLAEPAIACALFVLGANLAFYKISDNWQAAAIASLLKLVILPTLVLLLGTHVFTLNESLLKVLVLLSASPLGVNAYLIACQIKQHQDTLASAVVLSTVLSVLSFSVWLTILL, from the coding sequence GTGCATATATTTTCGATTATATTCCCGCTGATATTTATTGTGCTATGTGGCTATATTGCTAGCCGCAGTGGCTTTTTAGAGCGTATCCATATAGCGGGATTAAGTAAGTTTACTTTTTATATTAGTGTGCCGAGCTTTTTATTTTTAAATATGGCCAAAGCAGACTTACAAACCAGTGTCAGCTTAAATGGCTTTTTAAGTTTTTACATTCCGGTTATTTTAATTTACTTTTTTGCCCTAATTATTGACCGCTACATTCTCTCTAAACATCTTCAATACGAACGCCATAGCGTGTTTGCCCTTGGCAGTAGCTATTCCAATACTGTATTGGTGGGGTTACCTATTATTATTGCCGCATTAGGCGAGCAAATGATGGGCATTATTTTTATGATCATTACCTTTCATAGCGCATTATTGTTCACCCTTACTTTTTTAATTAGTGCAAACAGCGCCAGTCATGCGTTTTCCTGGTCAGCATTTTCCAAGAATATGCTACTCAATCCGGTAGTGTTAAGTATTAGCACTGGTTTATTGGTTAATTTGGCAGGGGTTACTTTATTTGCTGACTTAACTAATGGCTTAGCGCTTTTAGCCGAACCAGCGATTGCTTGTGCGTTATTTGTATTGGGCGCTAACTTAGCTTTTTATAAAATTAGCGATAACTGGCAAGCAGCGGCCATTGCCAGTCTATTAAAATTAGTCATATTACCTACCTTGGTATTATTGCTAGGCACACACGTATTTACACTTAATGAGTCACTGTTAAAAGTACTGGTGCTATTAAGTGCATCGCCATTAGGCGTTAATGCCTATTTAATTGCATGCCAAATAAAACAACACCAAGATACCCTAGCCAGTGCGGTAGTTTTATCTACAGTATTAAGTGTGTTGAGTTTTAGTGTGTGGTTAACCATTTTACTTTAG
- the prmB gene encoding 50S ribosomal protein L3 N(5)-glutamine methyltransferase, with the protein MSELLIEEATLDEAVAELSTLHDWLRWTTSQFASSGIFFGHGTDNAWDEAVSLLLPALSLPIDAPKELMHARLTSTEKNRLAGLIAERINDFTPVPYLTNTAWFANMPFYVDERVLIPRSPFAELINNRFTPWLEQPESVGRILDLCTGSGCIAIALAQAFENAQVDAVDISYEALEVADINITDYQLSDRVLPIQSDVFSGVPGQKYDLIVANPPYVDAEDMADLPREFHHEPELGLASGHDGLDVTRTILDQASEHLTDNGLLFVEVGNSMVHMDALYPGAPFEWIEFEQGGLGVFVISKQQLDAYFAQ; encoded by the coding sequence ATGAGTGAATTACTAATAGAAGAAGCAACCCTGGATGAAGCTGTTGCAGAACTTTCAACCTTACACGATTGGCTTCGTTGGACGACAAGTCAATTTGCAAGTAGCGGTATTTTCTTTGGTCATGGCACCGATAACGCATGGGATGAAGCGGTAAGTTTGTTATTACCAGCACTTAGCTTGCCAATTGATGCACCCAAAGAGCTGATGCATGCCCGTTTAACCAGCACTGAAAAAAACCGTTTAGCAGGCTTAATTGCCGAGCGCATTAACGATTTTACCCCAGTTCCATACCTGACCAACACTGCATGGTTTGCCAATATGCCATTTTATGTGGATGAACGTGTATTAATTCCTCGCTCGCCTTTTGCTGAGCTTATTAATAATCGTTTTACACCTTGGCTAGAGCAGCCAGAGTCAGTTGGGCGTATTTTAGATTTATGTACGGGCTCAGGTTGTATCGCGATTGCATTGGCACAAGCATTCGAAAATGCGCAAGTTGATGCGGTTGATATATCTTATGAAGCGCTTGAAGTGGCTGATATTAATATCACTGACTATCAACTAAGTGACCGTGTATTACCGATCCAGTCTGACGTATTCAGCGGTGTACCTGGGCAAAAATATGACTTAATCGTAGCAAACCCACCGTACGTTGATGCTGAAGATATGGCTGATTTACCACGTGAGTTCCACCACGAGCCAGAGCTTGGGTTAGCATCGGGTCACGATGGCCTTGATGTAACACGTACTATTTTAGATCAAGCTAGTGAGCATCTAACAGATAACGGTTTGTTATTTGTCGAAGTAGGTAACTCTATGGTACATATGGATGCACTGTATCCAGGCGCACCATTTGAATGGATTGAGTTTGAACAAGGCGGATTAGGTGTGTTTGTTATTAGCAAGCAACAACTAGATGCCTACTTTGCACAGTAA